Proteins encoded in a region of the Cheilinus undulatus linkage group 8, ASM1832078v1, whole genome shotgun sequence genome:
- the LOC121513473 gene encoding uncharacterized protein LOC121513473: MAEPNTVEELLEKEVKEKFMIGPFFHPPFPTFRISPIGVATRKYSGKKRLIIDLSSPHGSSTPSINSLIPSLDFSMHYSTIDHAISLIHLAGQGAWLSKADITSAFKVLPIHPDFWHLFGVRWKGAYYFAVRLTFGCKSSPKIFDSLSEALDCWILLKKHKLPYIIHLLDDFLTVTPPSSSPFHGLNVLSSSFKELGVPLSLEKTQGPSTSLEFLGITLDSVSFQASLPLEKIHRISLLISNFTLANRCTKRQLLSLLGHLNYAIRIIPQGRSFLSHLLAIAASIPSLHGHISLDKSCKMELKLWQQFLSSWNGISFFYDDYISKPEDIQLFTDAAPSIGFGSYFNGKWFSAEWPPEFLAFTSSSTIHEMYLGIIAAILWGQQWSKKTIAIYSDNQAVVDIINKGRSHSLEIVQFMQKLTLISIQHELILKAFHIPGHCNAIAGSLSRFSFQKFKLLAPDSDPYPTPIPPFSDTIFN; this comes from the coding sequence ATGGCTGAGCCTAACACAGTAGAAGAACTACTCGAGAAGGAAGTCAAAGAAAAATTCATGATCGGCCCATTTTTCCATCCCCCCTTCCCCACCTTCAGAATAAGCCCCATCGGCGTAGCTACTcgaaaatattcaggaaaaaagaGACTCATAATCGACCTTTCATCTCCTCACGGCTCCTCCACCCCCAGCATCAACAGTTTAATACCAAGTCTTGACTTCTCCATGCATTATTCCACCATTGATCATGCCATCTCCCTCATCCACCTTGCTGGTCAAGGAGCCTGGCTGTCTAAAGCAGACATTACCAGTGCCTTCAAAGTGCTTCCCATTCATCCTGACTTCTGGCACCTCTTTGGAGTGAGATGGAAGGGAGCTTACTACTTTGCCGTTCGTCTGACTTTCGGGTGCAAAAGCAGCCCAAAAATCTTTGATTCCCTTTCAGAAGCTCTGGATTGCTGGATTCTCTTAAAGAAGCACAAACTCCCCTACATCATTCACCTCCTTGATGACTTTCTTACCGTTACACCAccttcctcttctccttttcATGGCCTTAACgtgctctcctcctccttcaaaGAACTGGGAGTCCCACTTTCACTTGAGAAAACTCAAGGCCCCAGCACTTCCCTAGAGTTCCTAGGCATCACTCTTGACTCAGTCTCATTTCAGGCTTCTCTGCCCTTAGAGAAAATCCACAGAATTTCCTTACTGATCTCAAACTTCACCCTGGCTAACAGATGCACCAAACGCCAGCTCCTCTCTCTACTAGGCCATCTCAACTATGCCATTCGCATCATTCCCCAAGGTCGATCCTTCTTATCGCATCTCCTTGCCATTGCAGCATCCATCCCATCCCTACATGGTCACATCTCACTTGACAAGTCCTGCAAAATGGAACTTAAACTATGGCAGCAGTTCCTTTCATCTTGGAACGGAATCTCCTTCTTCTATGACGACTACATCTCAAAGCCAGAGGACATTCAACTCTTCACTGATGCAGCTCCCTCCATAGGCTTCGGCAGCTACTTTAATGGCAAGTGGTTTTCCGCTGAATGGCCCCCAGAGTTCTTGGCCTTCACTTCATCTTCCACAATCCATGAAATGTACCTGGGCATCATCGCAGCCATCCTTTGGGGGCAACAGTGGTCAAAAAAGACCATAGCCATCTATTCAGACAACCAAGCAGTAGTTGACATCATCAACAAGGGAAGGTCTCACAGTCTTGAGATCGTGCAGTTCATGCAAAAGCTTACTCTGATTTCCATCCAACACGAATTAATCTTGAAAGCCTTCCACATTCCTGGCCACTGTAACGCCATTGCCGGTTCTCTGTCCCGTTTCTCATTTCAGAAATTCAAGCTATTAGCTCCAGACTCGGATCCTTACCCCACGCCAATCCCTCCGTTCTCGGACACCATCTTCAACTGA